Proteins encoded together in one Xenopus laevis strain J_2021 chromosome 6L, Xenopus_laevis_v10.1, whole genome shotgun sequence window:
- the rala.L gene encoding v-ral simian leukemia viral oncogene homolog A (ras related) L homeolog, which translates to MAANKPKGQNSLALHKVIMVGSGGVGKSALTLQFMYDEFVEDYEPTKADSYRKKVVLDGVEVQIDILDTAGQEDYAAIRDNYFRSGEGFLCVFSITEQESFAATADFREQILRVKEDENVPFLLVGNKSDLEDKRQVSVEEAKSRADQWNVNYVETSAKTRANVDKVFFDLMREIRARKMEDSKEKNGKKKRKSLAKRIRERCCIL; encoded by the exons ATGGCAGCAAATAAGCCCAAAGGGCAGAATTCATTGGCATTGCACAAAGTGATTATGGTAGGCAGTGGTGGTGTTGGAAAATCGGCTTTAACACTTCAATTTATGTATGATGAg TTTGTAGAAGACTATGAACCAACCAAAGCAGACAGTTACAGGAAAAAAGTTGTGTTGGATGGAGTGGAAGTCCAGATTGACATCTTGGATACTGCAGGCCAGGAGGACTATGCAGCAATCAGAGATAATTATTTTCGAAGTGGGGAAGGCttcctttgtgttttttcaatCACAGAACAGGAATCTTTTGCTGCAACAGCAGACTTCAG GGAGCAGATCTTAAGAGTGAAGGAGGATGAGAATGTTCCATTTTTGTTGGTTGGAAACAAGTCTGATTTGGAGGATAAAAGGCAAGTATCTGTGGAAGAGGCAAAAAGCAGAGCTGACCAGTGGAATGTAAACTATGTGGAAACCTCAGCAAAGACAAGAGCCAATGTTGATAAG gttttttttgacTTAATGAGAGAAATCCGAGCTCGAAAGATGGAGGACAGCAAAGAAAAGAATGGCAAGAAGAAACGAAAAAGCCTTGCAAAGAGAATAAGGGAGAGATGTTGCATTCTATAA